The following are encoded together in the Phaseolus vulgaris cultivar G19833 chromosome 9, P. vulgaris v2.0, whole genome shotgun sequence genome:
- the LOC137822785 gene encoding WEB family protein At1g75720-like has product MNMKDGVMLARKAEIDTRAPFRSVKEAVSLFGEKVLAGEVYASANKLKKIASGGSENGMEYSRIENVEAELEETRENLQRAKEESMVMAHCLSSLQEELERTKGELQQLKHRETEKHLVESEIEDVKFVENLTTFEVKSSRFDEEKMEFQKKRYVTFANPPSVSHMMLPQHGVEKLERHPSLRKKKKKSLIPLIGAIFSRKKGTQEVP; this is encoded by the exons ATGAACATGAAAGATGGCGTCATGCTTGCCAGAAAGGCAGAGATAGACACAAGGGCGCCATTCCGCTCTGTCAAAGAGGCTGTCTCATTGTTTGGTGAGAAAGTCTTAGCTGGGGAGGTTTATGCAAGTGCAAACAAACTCAAAAAG ATAGCGAGTGGAGGAAGTGAAAATGGCATGGAGTACTCGAGAATTGAAAACGTTGAAGCTGAGCTAGAGGAGACGCGAGAAAACCTGCAGAGGGCAAAGGAAGAAAGCATGGTGATGGCGCATTGCCTCTCTTCTCTGCAGGAAGAGCTTGAGCGCACGAAGGGGGAgcttcaacaactgaagcaccGGGAAACAGAGAAACATCTGGTGGAATCTGAAATCGAAGACGTGAAGTTTGTCGAGAATTTAACCACGTTTGAAGTGAAAAGTTCGAGGTTTGACGAGGAAAAGATGGAGTTCCAGAAGAAAAGGTACGTGACGTTCGCGAATCCTCCATCGGTGTCTCATATGATGCTACCCCAACACGGGGTTGAAAAGTTGGAAAGGCACCCTTCtctgaggaagaagaagaagaagtcaTTGATTCCTTTGATTGGAGCTATTTTTTCAAGGAAAAAGGGGACCCAAGAAGTTCCATGA